The following proteins are encoded in a genomic region of Protaetiibacter sp. SSC-01:
- a CDS encoding CpaF family protein, translating to MTSAVGVIAEQVRERVRRDGVDLHGDRELAARLVRDEVQRYAERALGGSVPLLDDEARIARQVVDALTGLGPLQPYLDDPTVEELWINAPDRIFIARDGVSERVPLALTDAEVRELLERMLHRTGRRVDLSSPFVDASLPDGSRLHAVIPDVTRGHVSLNIRRFRTGMRSLVDLVALGSLTSQAAGFLHVAVRTGHNILVTGATHSGKTTLLGALLGSCRPAERIVTVEETFELALDAEDHVAMQCRQPSLEGTGEISLRRLIKESLRMRPDRLVVGEVREAEALDLLIALNSGIPGMCSLHANSARDALAKLCTLPLLAGRNIDVSFVTPTVASAIDLVVHAELARDGRRRIVEIVAPTGRVIAGAVESVVLFRRESGGLVATGELPPRMAGFERAGVDPAAILRETPRATDAEPAA from the coding sequence GTGACGAGCGCGGTCGGGGTCATCGCCGAGCAGGTGCGCGAGCGCGTGCGCCGCGACGGGGTCGACCTGCACGGCGACCGCGAGCTCGCGGCGCGGCTCGTGCGCGACGAGGTGCAGCGGTACGCCGAGCGCGCCCTCGGCGGCTCGGTCCCGCTGCTCGACGACGAGGCGCGCATCGCGCGACAGGTCGTCGATGCGCTCACCGGCCTCGGCCCACTGCAGCCCTACCTCGACGATCCGACCGTCGAGGAGCTCTGGATCAACGCACCCGACCGCATCTTCATCGCCCGCGACGGCGTCTCCGAGCGCGTGCCGCTCGCCCTCACCGACGCCGAGGTGCGCGAACTGCTCGAGCGGATGCTGCACCGCACGGGCCGCCGCGTGGACCTGAGCTCGCCGTTCGTCGACGCATCCCTGCCCGACGGTTCGCGCCTCCACGCCGTCATCCCCGACGTGACGCGCGGGCACGTCTCCCTCAACATCCGCCGCTTCCGCACGGGGATGCGCAGCCTCGTCGACCTCGTCGCGCTCGGTTCGCTCACGAGCCAGGCGGCGGGTTTCCTGCACGTCGCGGTGCGCACCGGCCACAACATCCTCGTGACGGGCGCCACCCACAGCGGCAAGACGACGCTGCTCGGCGCCCTCCTCGGCTCGTGCCGCCCCGCCGAGCGCATCGTGACCGTCGAGGAGACCTTCGAGCTCGCCCTCGACGCCGAGGACCACGTCGCGATGCAGTGCCGGCAGCCTAGCCTCGAGGGCACGGGCGAGATCAGCCTGCGCCGACTCATCAAGGAGTCGCTGCGGATGCGCCCCGACCGTCTCGTGGTCGGCGAGGTCCGCGAGGCGGAGGCACTCGACCTGCTCATCGCGCTCAACTCCGGGATCCCGGGCATGTGCTCGCTGCACGCGAACAGCGCCCGCGACGCGCTCGCGAAGCTCTGCACCCTGCCGCTGCTGGCGGGGCGCAACATCGACGTGTCGTTCGTGACGCCAACCGTCGCCTCGGCGATCGACCTCGTCGTGCATGCCGAGCTCGCGCGTGACGGACGCCGCCGCATCGTCGAGATCGTCGCGCCCACGGGCCGGGTCATCGCGGGCGCCGTCGAGTCGGTCGTGCTCTTCCGGCGCGAGTCCGGCGGTCTCGTCGCGACGGGTGAGCTGCCCCCGCGGATGGCGGGCTTCGAGCGCGCGGGCGTCGACCCCGCGGCGATCCTCCGCGAGACGCCGCGGGCGACGGATGCGGAGCCCGCCGCATGA
- a CDS encoding type II secretion system F family protein, which yields MMPAALGLALGVGLVLVAAPWLWPAKAVERRLAARRGPIARLGERIRQAGFGRVSVPTVVAVALLIGVAAAAVVFAFVPVVALAIAAGAAATALPFAAISARARARRRAMRAVWPDALDHLVAGLRSGQSLPDALAALGESGPTPLRPSFVSFSADLTATGQLAVALDALKQRLADPVADRVVETLRVAREVGGTELPGVLRALAAHLRADAAIRSEVEARQSWVVSAARLGVAAPWVVLLLLAARPEAVRAYNSPAGFAVLAVGLVVTVVAYRVMVAIGRLPEERRWFA from the coding sequence ATGATGCCCGCCGCTCTCGGTCTCGCGCTCGGCGTCGGCCTCGTGCTCGTCGCGGCGCCGTGGCTGTGGCCGGCGAAGGCAGTCGAGCGGCGGCTGGCGGCGCGGCGCGGGCCGATCGCCCGGCTGGGGGAGCGCATCCGTCAGGCGGGGTTCGGTCGGGTGTCGGTGCCGACGGTCGTCGCGGTGGCTCTGCTCATCGGGGTCGCTGCCGCCGCCGTCGTCTTCGCGTTCGTGCCGGTCGTGGCGCTCGCGATCGCCGCGGGAGCCGCCGCGACCGCGCTTCCGTTCGCGGCGATCTCGGCGCGGGCGCGGGCGCGCCGCCGCGCGATGCGCGCGGTGTGGCCCGACGCGCTCGACCACCTCGTGGCGGGCCTGCGTTCGGGGCAGTCCCTCCCCGACGCGCTCGCGGCGCTCGGCGAGAGCGGACCGACGCCGTTGCGGCCGTCGTTCGTTTCCTTCTCCGCCGACCTCACCGCCACGGGTCAGCTCGCCGTCGCGCTCGACGCCCTCAAGCAGCGGCTCGCCGACCCCGTCGCAGATCGCGTCGTCGAGACGTTGCGGGTGGCACGCGAGGTCGGCGGCACCGAACTGCCCGGGGTGCTGCGGGCGCTCGCGGCTCACCTGCGAGCGGATGCCGCCATCCGCTCCGAGGTCGAGGCGCGGCAGAGCTGGGTCGTGAGCGCCGCCCGACTCGGCGTCGCCGCACCGTGGGTCGTGCTGCTGCTGCTCGCGGCGCGCCCCGAGGCCGTGCGCGCCTACAACTCGCCCGCGGGGTTCGCCGTGCTCGCCGTCGGGCTCGTGGTCACCGTCGTCGCCTATCGCGTCATGGTGGCGATCGGCCGTCTTCCCGAGGAACGGCGGTGGTTCGCATGA
- a CDS encoding peptide methionine sulfoxide reductase, with protein sequence MSDAQRDDLAALVHAIPEGWTRMRLDGDAWGITRTTRAGGGVVTFDAQRLADGELLGANIWLTSRGAALRPCEVPAESVLRVLRGAADAAATREARP encoded by the coding sequence ATGAGCGACGCGCAGCGCGACGACCTCGCGGCGCTCGTACATGCCATCCCCGAGGGCTGGACGCGGATGCGGCTCGACGGCGACGCGTGGGGCATCACGCGCACGACGCGCGCCGGGGGCGGGGTCGTGACGTTCGACGCGCAGCGGCTCGCCGACGGCGAGCTCCTCGGCGCGAACATCTGGCTCACCTCCCGCGGCGCCGCGCTGCGGCCGTGCGAGGTGCCCGCCGAGAGCGTGCTGCGCGTGCTGCGTGGGGCCGCGGATGCCGCCGCCACCCGGGAGGCCCGGCCGTAG